The DNA region GTTAGAACAGACAATATAAGCTTCCCTATAAGTTCTTTCAAGAAGCAAACAGTCCCCTCTCTATGAGTTAAAATTCAGGCTTTATAGAGACTTTGGTCATCAGTCCTGCTAAACAAGGTAACATCATCATCAGGTGCAGACACTGCACAATCTACATTCTCTAGTAAAACATAATTGTTCTCACTGCCATTTGGAGAGAACACTTGTTTCTTAGCGGTGGATGTCAGTTCGCTCCAGGTAATGTTGGTGTTTTTAAAAGCATGGAGGAGGAAGATGCCATTGATGATTGTGCAGAACCCACTCAAGGTCCCGATGATATCTCCAATGTCCATGCTGTACCACTCCTGGAATAGGATGACTGAGCAGGTCACAACCATACATGTGAAGAACACATAATAGATGGGGGTCACAAGAGATGTATTAAACGTGTCCAGGGCCTTGTTGAGGTAGTTGATCTGTGTTGTCACTGAGAGCACCAGTACGGCCAGCAAAACAAAGACCAGGGGGTTCTTGTAAACTGGCTTCCATTCTAATAGCTCCTTAATGGCAATTCCCAGGCCCTTGACGGAAGAAACTGAAAATGCTCCAATCAGAGAGCAGATTGAGATGTAGACCAGTATGTTGGTCTGTCCTTTCTTGGGAGCCACAATCAAAATCAGCACCAAGGCGATCACAATTACAACTGCAGCGAAAGAAATAAatcctgtgaggaagaggagagaattAGACTTCAGAAAATGCTAAAAGACTGTGCGTTTAAACAAAAGTGTTGTTAGTCATAATGTTGAGAGCATGGGCATTTTACTGAGATTAAACGAAAAACAACATTCCATTGCAAAGTTCTCAATATTTGGCAAAGGATTTTCACCTTCGAATTTACTGTCAGGGCAGGTAGTAGCATCGGGTTTCCTTTAGATTTAGGTTGAAAGTGGCAAACAATCTGGGTTAAATATGTTTTGCCTTTTTTGTTTCCATATCTCCCTTGCATTGTGTGGAGGGAAAGTAGGAACCACAAGTAAGTTCTGCCACCTTTTTAGGAGTCTCACAATAATTAACTTTATAATGCATCTTGCTGTATAAGTAGGCTTGTAGAAAGCTTATTATGAtactgtttcatttaaaaatattgttattatcctccatgaaatattttttcaccTTCCCCCTCCCTGTCCTTCTCCCTTCCACTGTCCCTCCCATATTATTACTGTACTATAGTCCCCCAGCAGCAAGTTATAAGTTCAACACTCTGCGCCCCACATGATCCGTAGCATTGCTACTGTTCTtcttaattaactaattaacttATTGCCTGATAGAGTTCCAgaagctctgggattttccctccccaccccaactaATCTGTTATAATATTACAAATATCATTTGATGAAGAAAGAAAGTAGAGAACTTGAGCATCTCTTTAAGCTGAACCACAGACCTGGGTCTctcaatttcatttccatttcatgCAAAGAAGTGACTTCCTCTTCTTGGGGGGCATGGATAACCATCACAGTTGACCCCAATACACTTAAAATGCAGCCTATTTTCCCATGGATGTTCAAGTGCTCATTTAAGAAATAGGAAGACAGTATTGCACTGTtgggaaacaaaacaaagttaCCATGATGCAGATACTTTTTGATTTCTTTGCAGTTCGGAAGTCACACTGTGCGACATGCCACTCTGTATCCCATTGAGCTGACCTGAATGTACTATGTAACACTGAACAACCCCCATCCATTTATACATTGAAACATTTACATTGATATACAGTAATGGTACATATTTATGGGGCACTATGTGACATTTCAATACATGGATATAATATGTGATGATCAGGTGAGAGTAACTGGTCTACCTATAATTATCATTTCTTAGtgttgaaaatattcaaaatctgtTCTGTGACTGTATTTTCAGAATACACAATGGCTGACATCCTTATTTATCCTTTGTGTAACACAGCATCAGAAATTATGCCTTCCATCACTCTGTTCCCCTGTATCCTTCACCACCTTCTCTCCATCCCTGCAAATCATCTGCTTCATTGTTTTTATCCCTGGGGAGCTGTAAGAGACAGCCCATATTCCTTCAGATTCCCATGACCTTCCAGGAGGTCTCATTCACTTCATTTTCAGCTTTTGTTCAATTTTCTGCTATAAATCCACACACAACAAAAGATCTTTTTCACTCTGCTGACATTAGACAGATTGAGTACACCTGATTTGAAATGCTTGGAAGCAGAGTGTTTTGGGTTtcggtttttaaaaatgttggacCATGTGCACATATAGAATGAGATATCCTGGGGCTGGGACCCACGTCTAAGCATGAGATCCACTGATCCCTCGCATATCCACCCTACACACATAGCCTGGAGATAGTGTTTTCACTGCAACACACTGCACGGGTCAGGTGTGAAATTTTTCAATTTTGGAATATTTAGGATCTTGGATTTTTAGGGATGCTCAGCCTGAAAATTTACAATATATGcactatcgcttctcggccttttgactaagatcaagcaTAGAGCATATGCGCTCAGGAGAGTTTCACAGAGAGATCCGTAACTACAAAACGAATGCACAGGGCTGATATTTAGTTGCTACACAGAAGTTCAAACAGCACAAACAGACTGTCATAATAACAAAACTACTTCCttacttcctgctgctgtggtaCTGCTTTTGTGGTTGTGGCCTCAAGAAGCTCCCGGTTGGCACTATGGTGTCATCCTGCAGCTCCGCCAGCAGGCCTGCTGTATCTCCCAGCAACCTGGCCTGCTTCctctgatgctccacttcccacaagCCAGTCATCACTGCCCATCTGCCCTCAAGGCTGTGATCCAGGACTGGGTGCTTTCCCAGAGGTGCCCTGAGGTGGCTTGGTGCAGAACTGCTGTCTCAGTGAACACCCGAGTACCTGGCTATTCATTGCTTAAAGAAGTATACGTAGTGCcttctcttttaattttcacCGGAATTATAAATTACTTTGTAGgtagatgaaaagaaaatggGCAGGACCAACCAACCGCAAACCTTCTACCAGAGGCTCatgaacagaaaggaaaaagcaaaatagaaaacaaacagtAACTTAGCTACAAAACAAGAATAAATGTCCACTCAGAAATATCAGATTCACATTTTCCTGTTTCCATGTAACAGGAAAATTATTCCCAGTCCCAGTAGTAAAGAAACTGCAGGGTTTCCAAACAGAAACATTCAATAGACAATACAAGAATTTTGGCAAAAGTTAAATTGTAACACTGTATGCCTTTTAGGGATCTCTGAAACTACAGTCATTAACTGTCACAACAACAGAAAGAACGAAAAGGATTCTGGTGGTCATTTGTTTAGGTGAGAGCTTAAAAAGAAACTTCCCCAAAACTGAGGCTTCACTGAATTGTCACAAATATGACACAGTCCcttgaacattagcaggaaaccaggcaCACTCTAGATGGTTTTTTTCTAAACAATAATGTGCAATCTATTTCCTACTTCTATTAATACTTATTTTGTTGTCTTCTCAAACTAGTTTTGTGATTGATGTacctagaaatctgtttcttatGGACATTAAAGTGTCTATAGAAGTGAGGCTCCCTCCATATTGCTCACATACCTTATGAGAACACTCAGCGCGCCCAGGGGGGTGACCAAGGTGGCAGGTGCAAATGCATAAGCTGCAAAATTGACAGCCTCTCCTGCTCCCACTAGAAGCAAGCAGAAGTGTTACTATACAAAACAGACCTTctcatcagaaaagaaaaataagagacccTTGCCAAGCAGTGGACTTTTATTCCCCAGACCGTGAAAGATCAAGCGAAATTCAATGACCTAACTTGTGAAATGGAAGCTGGGAAGACTGGTGATACAGGATGGCAATGAACTGTGTTTATCTGGAGCTAAGGTTTGAACATGGTTTGAGGCTACTCGTGTGGGGAGCTTGGTCGCTGGTCTGGCCTTCCAGGAGCTGGTGGAGCCTTTCAGAGGTGGGGGTTAGTGAGAGATGGTTAAGTCCTCAGAAGGGATCGTTGTGGTTTTCTTGGGACCCTGGTCAGCTCTTCTGAGAGGCCTTACTCTAAAACAGCAAGGCCAGTCTCTCCTCACTCTCTGGCTTCCTCTCGGCACTTTGCAGTTTGGGGCTTTCACCTTTGGAACTGGGAGGTCCATGAATCTCTTTTAATCACAAGTACCCAGCGTCTGGCACTTCATCAcagtaacagaaaatggactaataTACTTGCTGATACACCCTCGGCTAATGCCCAGAGTGCTGACAGGTGAAAACATGACTTATATGAATTTTAATGGAAATTCTAGTTACTTTAATACTAAAAACACAATGGCTTTCTCAGATGAAATCTGGTAGAGGTGGCTTTGGAGTAAGCAGAGATTTCTTTCATTTGCTCAA from Ochotona princeps isolate mOchPri1 chromosome 11, mOchPri1.hap1, whole genome shotgun sequence includes:
- the NIPAL1 gene encoding magnesium transporter NIPA3, whose protein sequence is MGGQVRLPPGEPCREGHVLSVVCPNTFQAWCEITNVSQLLASPGLYLDLNTSITNLSISTDVENKYSLYVGLLLAVSSSVFIGSSFILKKKGLMQLADKGITRAGQGGHSYLKEWLWWAGLLSMGAGEAVNFAAYAFAPATLVTPLGALSVLISAILSSYFLNEHLNIHGKIGCILSVLGSTVMVIHAPQEEEVTSLHEMEMKLRDPGFISFAAVVIVIALVLILIVAPKKGQTNILVYISICSLIGAFSVSSVKGLGIAIKELLEWKPVYKNPLVFVLLAVLVLSVTTQINYLNKALDTFNTSLVTPIYYVFFTCMVVTCSVILFQEWYSMDIGDIIGTLSGFCTIINGIFLLHAFKNTNITWSELTSTAKKQVFSPNGSENNYVLLENVDCAVSAPDDDVTLFSRTDDQSLYKA